The region CAGCTGAACTTTTCCATGTTCACCTCAAACTGGTTCTGATCGGCGGGGCTCAATTTCGCCGACAGTCTCAAAACACCGTTGTTACTGAAGCGCCATTGTTGCGTCGCGAAGTACGAAATCACGGCGCTGAATTTGTGAATCTTCTTGTAAGCTTTCCATAACCTGTAGACAGACAACATGACTCATTAAGGTTCCTGCAAACATTGGATATACGATTGAAATATGTCAAGCCGTTGACAGATCCGAATATCGTACGGGGATTATAAATTGACCATTTCGCCATCGAAGATTGATGCAATCATACTTACATGGGCTCGCGTCCTATAATGCGGGCCACACTGTCTACAATGAGAGCGGGAAGAAGGTGGAGAAAGATCACGTATATCTTGTGAACCGATTCATATTTGTTGAGTTTGAAGCAGTAGTACCATATACACATCATGGTTGGAACTTTTAATCCATATTCTTCTATATGACGCATGAGTTTACCCCACGTGTAGGGTTTCTGGCACGATGATACGACGTTGTAGATCGGAGGCTCATCAGTCTCCGGAATGTTCGAACTATCCGCGCTATTGACATTCGTGGTTCTGAAACAGAGTAATTCACCTAATGTCGATATCACACTTTTCCACCGAGGTTTCCATACGCTAAAAGTAAGGAAGCTGCGGGATCTTACCGAGCTTCGGCGATGTCCCATGCGGCGACAATGATGTTGTTGACTACGAAGTCTGCGGGAATCATGTCGGCGATGCCTTCCGGGTCACAGTGAAGAGTCCGTAATAATCCAATCGCAGCCCCGAGCACTACTCCGGTGGTACCGTAGACGTTGTCGATCCAACCAGCGACGGGTTCCTTATAAGTTGAGATTACTATGGAAGGCCTGACAATGCAGACTGGCAGACTATGACTGTTGCGGCGAATGACGTCCTCGGCGACCGCTTTGGTGAAGACGTACGTATTCGGATATTTACCCAAGAGTCTGTAAGTTTGCAGCGAATACGAAAGGAGTAAAGCAATTCAAGTTTCAGGTAAAACTTGATAGACATTTTGTAAGagacgaattgaaatattaattctaTGTCGGTGCGAGACTTCGCGCTCGAGCGAATTAGGAGTCAAGATGCATCGGGAGGAAGTCGCATGACTTACACCGGCGTGAGGTGTTCGAGGGAGGCGTCATCCAATATCTCCACGAGATCGAGTAACTTGTCCGAGTCGATTGGTGGTGGgtagaatttttcatcgatggACTGTCGAACGCAGTTCGAGTAGGCTGTTGAGATGTGGACGAATGCCTGCAGACGGTAGAAGAGGACGAATGAGtgtgagaaattttgatattgGTAAAAGCAGCGCTGCCGACCGTTGAGCATCGATCAACTCACTCTAAGATTTGGCATTTCCTTGGCGAGTATCAGCATCTCCTTGGTGCCTCTGACGTTGATCTTGGTAGCAATTCGCACGGATTCGTCAAATCGTACGGTGGCTGCACCGTGTATCACGATGTTCGTGGTTCGGAGCAGTTCCCTTTGCTCCGGCGCCAAACCCAAACCGATCTCCCCCACGTCTCCCTCGATCAATCTAACTTTTTGAGCAAATCCAGGCTTCTCCCTCTTTAGTCGGTCGAAAACCTGCAACATCTCTTACTTATAGTTGAAAGGTATCTCCAGACGTGCTGGTTCATTTGTGCGGTTTTGATTCAAATATTAGcatacgaatgaaaaatgaaattaggTTGAGGTCAGAAGTACTTCAAGGTAACTCACCAGGTCCTCGAAAAGTTCCTTAAATCTGTCTTCGGAgctttttcctttctttgcTCGCAGGAGCACAAACAACATGTTTACGCCTGAGCATGACCTACGAATTTTATTACTTAGTCTCGGTGGTCTATTTATCTTAATCCACAAATATTTCACTTAGAAATGGTTTCATAGTACACTCAACTTGTTCTAGTTGGAAACTGTTTCTCACtaaagtacaatttttttgtcgacTCGCGTCCCGGACTGTCATACGCGTGTAATGTATTGAAAGCTAAGATTTAGATTGatataaatttcgaaaattctgtACAGAAGATAGGAACAGCAGTGTTTTCGCGGTCAGTGATGTGAATTAATTGTTCTCGCACAGTAAATTGATATGACATAGACGCTGAGAatcctatatatgtatagcagGTAGAATTTGTAAGATTACAAAGCTAACTTCACGTATCATTTATGTTTTTCGGATGAATACTTGTATAAGTATTTATAAGAATTACAACGATCAATGATTTGTTACAAAAATGCAGAGGActgcataataataattgataatagTTGATAACGAAGCTTCGAAACGTATGATTAATAGTTACGAATACAATTTCTAACACAgcaaaaagtttcaaacaccTATTTAGCTCCGCAATTTCCATAATTCCTCACCCTTTTTTCATCCAGTATTACAAGTTCTTCCAGTAAATAAATGATGTAACTATTTTTAGATGTTAAGTATAAAATGTCATTGAACGGATTAACATAATATGAATAATCAATGTAAACGAGTACGGAGCTCTTGTATGGTAATCACTTTTATCACCTTCTGATTTTACAGTTCGAGGTGTTGAAATATGCGCTTTGGCCTAGCTAAAGAAACGTTTTTGCTGATATAGACGTTCCGATCAGTCCCACCTGTAGAAGGTGTGCAAGTTATTCTAATTGCAcgcaaatttaaaatattcaattgtcAATAGGTGACGTCCTAACAATTATTCGAAGCGACTAATATTTATTGACCAGTGTGTACGGTTTTATATTACACTGTGAAACTGTTTCTGCTTTTGTGATTAGATCATGTTAGCTTTTCAGGAGCACTGTCTCGGTCAAATTGAATtccataaatattttccaaatcaacataagaaaatgaatacattCGAAATCAGCCTGAAGGAAATGCATACTTCACTTTAATATGAAACAATGATATACTTGAAACCCCATAAAATTATAGTAATCTGTATTTTTTGACGTTTATATTTGTATCAGCATCAAACTCGCATctgcataaaaatattttagccTCTTTCTACATTCATTGTAATATCTATAGGTCTATCTAGCTGTATATACGGTGTCTCATTTAAGTGGAGTGCCTGAATATCTCGAGAAAACAggttttgcaaaaaatataacaGACAAAAATACTAGGGTTTAAAAGGGTGAATAAGATGGTGCTATTGACAAGTATCTTACAATGAGTGAATGCAGTGAGGAGAGGTCGAGGTTGCCTTAAATCCCTTAATAGGAAAGATAAGTCTTACCTGGTAAAATTATAGCTGGCTTAATCAGGTTAATCCAACAAATAAAACGTTATTATATTACCTTTAACGGACACAAATCAAAATACCTCTATTTAACTATCATTTAAGATGATCAAtgatcaaaattaaattttgttaattttgaatCATTCGGTTTTATATAAAAGTCTTGTTCAAACCATCTTGCAAAAGTGGCGAGAGTGATTACTAAacgttattttaaaaaattcggctgattttaattttaaaataattgaatttgataaaatcaTGTATCGTAAGTTACAAGCTTGAAATGAATTCGTAATGATGACTTTGTTTTTGAGATTTCGAACGgcttttcaacaggctgtacaAAGATTGAAGCTAAAATTTTGTAAGGAATTTAATTagtcgaaaaatttgtacagGACCAGTTCCATATTAATGTATACGATTAAGCTGTTacaatttcaagaaaaattacatatttcCCTCATTATTTGTGAGAAACTTTGATGACGAggaggatttttttaaaagttgaTCAAGAGATATCATCgagtgaatattttctttttttcttttctgcaaTCTAGATGTTTTTCAGGTGAAAGCGGTAAAAATCTCACTTCCAAATGAAACATC is a window of Neodiprion pinetum isolate iyNeoPine1 chromosome 4, iyNeoPine1.2, whole genome shotgun sequence DNA encoding:
- the LOC124215899 gene encoding fatty acyl-CoA reductase wat-like isoform X2, translating into MLFVLLRAKKGKSSEDRFKELFEDLVFDRLKREKPGFAQKVRLIEGDVGEIGLGLAPEQRELLRTTNIVIHGAATVRFDESVRIATKINVRGTKEMLILAKEMPNLRAFVHISTAYSNCVRQSIDEKFYPPPIDSDKLLDLVEILDDASLEHLTPVLLGKYPNTYVFTKAVAEDVIRRNSHSLPVCIVRPSIVISTYKEPVAGWIDNVYGTTGVVLGAAIGLLRTLHCDPEGIADMIPADFVVNNIIVAAWDIAEARTTNVNSADSSNIPETDEPPIYNVVSSCQKPYTWGKLMRHIEEYGLKVPTMMCIWYYCFKLNKYESVHKIYVIFLHLLPALIVDSVARIIGREPMLWKAYKKIHKFSAVISYFATQQWRFSNNGVLRLSAKLSPADQNQFEVNMEKFSWEEFNYHYARGLRLYILKDPFDSVPKASARYARLRIAHYILISVVCGFIFWLLWTLVKFMGM
- the LOC124215899 gene encoding fatty acyl-CoA reductase wat-like isoform X1 is translated as MSQAAYIRDMMSDSELDLATGPGEVSSFYTNLNVFLTGGAGFLGKLLIERILRSCSGVNMLFVLLRAKKGKSSEDRFKELFEDLVFDRLKREKPGFAQKVRLIEGDVGEIGLGLAPEQRELLRTTNIVIHGAATVRFDESVRIATKINVRGTKEMLILAKEMPNLRAFVHISTAYSNCVRQSIDEKFYPPPIDSDKLLDLVEILDDASLEHLTPVLLGKYPNTYVFTKAVAEDVIRRNSHSLPVCIVRPSIVISTYKEPVAGWIDNVYGTTGVVLGAAIGLLRTLHCDPEGIADMIPADFVVNNIIVAAWDIAEARTTNVNSADSSNIPETDEPPIYNVVSSCQKPYTWGKLMRHIEEYGLKVPTMMCIWYYCFKLNKYESVHKIYVIFLHLLPALIVDSVARIIGREPMLWKAYKKIHKFSAVISYFATQQWRFSNNGVLRLSAKLSPADQNQFEVNMEKFSWEEFNYHYARGLRLYILKDPFDSVPKASARYARLRIAHYILISVVCGFIFWLLWTLVKFMGM